The proteins below come from a single Xiphophorus couchianus chromosome 20, X_couchianus-1.0, whole genome shotgun sequence genomic window:
- the LOC114134962 gene encoding uncharacterized protein LOC114134962, producing MKTACAAVVLLSLFSVSQPASLACEVLVRPVDQLQDVQGTWYFVAVASSYCWAVTVLNTLGSPSFQLDITSTNKSHIYDMNLTVKIGEECANNTAKSFLEMDGISLADGNDAKTNEKGLFLRTSCADCLILKDDDSPANLLLMLSRKPTVTAAELKEFEAQADCLQLYKPQVLNTDHDCSSSNTTMDSSQFEREFPERIKNMFSGIFTCVTDKVLYYPRTVLGWAQSAWDSIW from the exons ATGAAGACTGCATGTGCTGCTGTCGTTCTGCTGAGTCTCTTCTCAGTTTCCCAGCCGGCGTCGCTGGCCTGTGAGGTGTTGGTGCGGCCGGTAGACCAACTTCAGGAT GTTCAAGGGACATGGTACTTTGTAGCTGTGGCTTCATCTTACTGTTGGGCAGTAACAGTGCTGAATACCTTAGGGTCTCCAAGTTTTCAACTTGATATTACCTCAACGAACAAATCACACATCTACGACATGAACTTAACAGTCAAGAT tggTGAGGAATGTGCAAATAACACGGCAAAGAGTTTCTTGGAGATGGATGGGATATCTTTAGCCGATGGTAATG ATGCCAAAACCAATGAGAAAGGTTTGTTTCTTCGCACTAGCTGTGCTGACTGCCTCATTCTGAAAGATGACGACTCTCCTGCCAATCTCCTGCTTATGTTAA GCAGGAAACCAACTGTCACAGCTGCAGAACTGAAAGAGTTTGAGGCACAGGCAGACTGTCTTCAGCTCTACAAGCCACAAGTCCTAAACACTGATCATG ACTGCAGTTCCAGTAACACTACAATGGATTCTTCACAATTCGAGCGAGAATTTCCAGAAAGAATCAAAAACATGTTCTCAGGGATCTTCACATGTGTTACGGATAAAGTTTTGTACTATCCCCGTACTGTGCTCGGATGGGCTCAGAGCGCATGGGATAGTATCTGGTAA
- the LOC114134903 gene encoding adenosine receptor A1-like gives MNTGEVIYTVLEVLIAVCCCLGNMLVVFALWKTKGIQQPTFCLIVSLAVADFLVGFVAIPMAVLVDGVLEISFHTCLFISCVLILLTLVSILCLMAIAIDRFLRVYIPLRYKRTVTWKHSYSVAAVCWLVAIPLSFTPMFGWHKDPPDSVNSTVVCRFIGVIPMSYLVYFTFFLCNLTPLLVMIVLYSYIFCFIHGRLKEKPGNGAQNQSHTYLRKEKQLASSLSLVLTLFVVCWLPIHIMNIVVYFHGPDTVPYIAFYVGILLSHANSAVNPVVYAFKIKKIKTAYVKIWRQFVLRSAENQGPPSSQTTENASSNMRSGENDTTLF, from the exons ATGAACACTGGAGAAGTCATTTATACCGTGTTGGAAGTCCTCATCGCCGTCTGCTGCTGTCTGGGAAAcatgttggttgtttttgctttgtggaAAACTAAAGGCATCCAACAACCCACCTTCTGCCTTATTGTATCTCTGGCTGTGGCTGACTTTCTGGTGGGATTTGTTGCCATACCAATGGCTGTGCTGGTGGATGGAGTTCTGGAGATTTCTTTCCACACATGCCTCTTCATCAGCTGTGTACTCATCCTCCTGACATTAGTTTCAATCCTGTGTCTGATGGCTATTGCTATTGATCGTTTCCTGCGGGTTTATATCCCTCTGAG ATACAAACGGACTGTAACCTGGAAACATTCCTATTCTGTGGCAGCTGTATGCTGGCTTGTTGCAATACCACTGAGTTTTACTCCAATGTTTGGATGGCATAAAGACCCTCCTGACTCTGTTAATTCTACAGTTGTTTGCCGGTTCATAGGAGTGATTCCCATGTCCTACTTggtttactttactttttttctctgcaacCTGACGCCTCTGTTAGTGATGATTGTTTTGTACAGCTATATATTCTGTTTCATTCATGgaagactgaaagaaaaaccaGGTAACGGTGCTCAAAATCAGTCACACACATATCTgcggaaagaaaaacagcttgcATCGTCTCTGTCTCTGGTCTTGACTCTTTTTGTAGTCTGCTGGCTCCCTATTCACATTATGAACATCGTCGTTTACTTTCATGGACCAGATACTGTACCATACATAGCTTTCTATGTTGGCATTCTGCTTTCACATGCTAATTCAGCTGTCAACCCTGTAGtgtatgcatttaaaataaaaaagatcaaGACAGCTTATGTGAAGATTTGGAGACAGTTTGTTCTGCGTTCAGCAGAAAATCAAGGCCCTCCGTCGAGCCAGACAACAGAAAACGCCAGCAGTAACATGAGAAGTGGTGAAAACGACACAACGCTGTTCTAA
- the LOC114134904 gene encoding uncharacterized protein LOC114134904 translates to MKTLWVAVVLSFVSVGQPAPLTCDKLAKPVEKRPDLPGRWHYIAVSTEVCLPALLINNMFWPSLAVDVTYKGTPHHYAATVKAKMHGFCMNETEDFFQNNNKLFEVNSENSPVGEPDVLLQTSCSDCIVLKSNDTLSTVSLLSRRTNVTEEELKEFEMQVQCLDFSKPQVLNADQDYENCQVIGDITEDQSGTFLLRVFERVRSTHQSILKCLVDMLLS, encoded by the exons ATGAAGACTCTTTGGGTTGCTGTTGTGCTGAGTTTTGTCTCAGTGGGTCAGCCTGCACCTCTGACCTGTGATAAACTGGCAAAGCCAGTCGAGAAACGTCCAGAT TTGCCTGGGAGGTGGCACTACATAGCTGTATCAACAGAGGTCTGCTTGCCAGCATTGCTAATTAACAACATGTTTTGGCCAAGTCTTGCTGTAGACGTTACTTATAAGGGCACGCCACACCACTATGCTGCTACGGTTAAGGCTAAAAT GCATGGCTTCTGCATGAATGaaacagaagatttttttcaaaacaacaacaaactctTTGAAGTCAACAGTGAAA ATTCTCCAGTTGGTGAGCCAGATGTCCTGCTGCAAACCAGCTGCTCTGACTGCATCGTCTTAAAGTCCAACGATACTTTGAGCACTGTTTCATTACTCA GTAGAAGAACAAACGTCACTGAAGAGGAACTGAAGGAATTTGAGATGCAGGTCCAGTGTCTTGACTTTTCCAAACCACAGGTCTTAAATGCAGACCAAG ACTATGAGAACTGCCAAGTTATTGGCGATATCACTGAAGATCAGTCTGGCACCTTCTTGCTTCGAGTGTTTGAACGAGTGAGAAGTACTCACCAAAGCATACTCAAGTGTTTGGTTGATATGTTACTTTCTTAG